One window of Saccharopolyspora phatthalungensis genomic DNA carries:
- the rpsJ gene encoding 30S ribosomal protein S10 gives MAGQKIRIRLKAYDHEAIDASARKIVETVTRTGARVVGPVPLPTEKNVYCVIRSPHKYKDSREHFEMRTHKRLIDILEPSPKTVDALMRIDLPASVDVNIQ, from the coding sequence ATGGCGGGACAGAAGATCCGCATCCGGCTCAAGGCCTACGACCACGAGGCGATCGACGCGTCCGCGCGCAAGATCGTCGAGACCGTGACGCGCACCGGCGCTCGGGTCGTTGGGCCGGTGCCGCTGCCCACGGAGAAGAACGTCTACTGCGTCATCCGCTCCCCGCACAAGTACAAGGACTCGCGGGAGCACTTCGAGATGCGGACGCACAAGCGGCTCATCGACATTCTCGAACCGTCGCCGAAGACGGTCGACGCGTTGATGCGCATCGACCTGCCGGCCAGCGTCGACGTGAACATCCAGTAA
- the rplC gene encoding 50S ribosomal protein L3 gives MSDRQIKGILGTKLGMTQVFDDQNRVVPVTVVQAGPNVVTQIRTPEKDGYSAVQLAFGAIDPRKVNKPRSGHFTKAGVTPRRHVVELRTADAGEYELGQEINADVFEAGAVVDVVGTSKGKGFAGTIKRHGFRSQGASHGTQAVHRKPGSIGGCATPGRVFKGMRMAGRMGSDRVTTQNLKVHKVESETGLLLIKGAVPGPKGGLVLVKSPAKGGA, from the coding sequence ATGTCTGACAGGCAGATCAAGGGGATTCTGGGCACCAAGCTCGGCATGACCCAGGTCTTCGACGACCAGAACCGGGTGGTCCCGGTGACGGTCGTGCAGGCCGGGCCGAACGTGGTGACCCAGATTCGGACCCCCGAGAAGGACGGCTACTCGGCCGTGCAGCTGGCGTTCGGCGCCATTGACCCGCGCAAGGTGAACAAGCCGCGGAGCGGCCACTTCACCAAGGCCGGTGTCACCCCGCGCCGCCACGTCGTGGAGCTGCGCACCGCGGACGCCGGCGAGTACGAGCTGGGCCAGGAGATCAACGCCGACGTCTTCGAGGCGGGCGCGGTGGTCGACGTGGTCGGCACCAGCAAGGGCAAGGGCTTCGCAGGCACCATCAAGCGGCACGGCTTCCGCAGTCAGGGCGCCAGCCACGGTACCCAGGCCGTGCACCGCAAGCCGGGTTCCATCGGCGGCTGCGCCACCCCCGGCCGCGTGTTCAAGGGCATGCGGATGGCCGGGCGGATGGGTTCGGACCGTGTGACCACCCAGAACCTGAAGGTTCACAAGGTGGAGTCGGAAACCGGCCTGCTGCTGATCAAGGGCGCCGTGCCCGGCCCCAAGGGCGGCCTGGTCCTGGTTAAGAGTCCCGCGAAGGGTGGTGCGTGA
- the rplD gene encoding 50S ribosomal protein L4: protein MSLTLDVRTPDGKTDGTVELPAEIFDVQANVALMHQVVVAQLAAARQGTHATKTRGMVSGGGRKPYRQKGTGNARQGSIRAPQFTGGGTVHGPQPRDYSQRTPKKMKVAALRGALSDRVRAGQLHVVTGVVGGEQPSTKQAKTALRNWTEAKKVLVVLNRREEENSWLSLRNLQNVHLIDPGQLNTYDVLNSDDVVFTKAALDRFVAGPVKGRSVKAAASSAEGAEQ from the coding sequence ATGAGCCTGACGCTCGATGTCCGTACCCCGGACGGTAAGACCGACGGCACCGTCGAACTGCCCGCCGAGATCTTCGACGTGCAGGCGAACGTGGCACTGATGCACCAGGTCGTGGTGGCCCAGCTGGCCGCCGCGCGCCAGGGCACGCACGCCACCAAGACGCGCGGCATGGTGTCCGGCGGCGGCAGGAAGCCGTACCGCCAGAAGGGCACCGGCAACGCCCGGCAGGGCTCCATCCGGGCCCCGCAGTTCACCGGCGGTGGCACCGTGCACGGTCCCCAGCCGCGGGACTACTCGCAGCGGACCCCGAAGAAGATGAAGGTCGCCGCGCTGCGCGGTGCCCTCTCCGACCGGGTTCGCGCCGGCCAGCTGCACGTGGTCACCGGCGTGGTCGGCGGCGAGCAGCCGTCCACCAAGCAGGCCAAGACCGCACTGCGCAACTGGACCGAGGCCAAGAAGGTTCTGGTGGTGCTCAACCGCCGCGAGGAGGAGAACTCGTGGCTGAGTCTGCGGAACCTGCAGAACGTGCATCTGATCGACCCGGGCCAGCTGAACACCTACGACGTGCTCAACAGCGATGACGTGGTGTTCACCAAGGCCGCGCTCGACCGTTTCGTCGCGGGCCCGGTCAAGGGCCGGTCGGTCAAGGCCGCCGCGTCTTCCGCAGAGGGGGCAGAGCAGTGA
- the rplW gene encoding 50S ribosomal protein L23 codes for MSADPRDIILAPVISEKSYGLLEQGQYTFLVDPRSNKTEVKIAVEKIFGVKVTSVNTINRVGKRKRSRTGYGKRKDTKRAIVTLSPESKPIEIFGGPAA; via the coding sequence GTGAGCGCCGACCCGCGAGACATCATCCTTGCGCCGGTGATCTCCGAGAAGAGCTACGGGCTGCTTGAGCAGGGGCAGTACACCTTCCTGGTGGACCCGCGCTCCAACAAGACCGAGGTCAAGATCGCGGTCGAGAAGATCTTCGGCGTCAAGGTGACCAGCGTCAACACGATCAACCGCGTGGGCAAGCGCAAGCGTTCCCGGACCGGGTACGGCAAGCGCAAGGACACGAAGCGGGCGATCGTCACCCTGTCGCCGGAGAGCAAGCCGATCGAGATCTTCGGCGGACCGGCCGCCTGA
- the rplB gene encoding 50S ribosomal protein L2 produces the protein MGIRKYKPTTPGRRGASVSDFAEITRTEPEKSLVRPLNKKAGRNAQGKITTRHKGGGHKRAYRLIDFRRNDKDGVPAKVAHIEYDPNRSARIALLHYADGEKRYIIAPNNIKQGDKIESGARADIKPGNNLPLRNIPTGTVIHAIELRPGGGAKIARSAGARVQLVAKDGPYAQLRMPSGEIRNVDARCRATVGEVGNSEHANINWGKAGRMRWKGKRPTVRGVVMNPVDHPHGGGEGKTSGGRHPVNPKGKPEGRTRRRKPSDKLIVRRRRTGKKR, from the coding sequence ATGGGCATTCGCAAGTACAAGCCGACGACGCCGGGCCGTCGTGGCGCGAGCGTGTCCGACTTCGCCGAGATCACCCGGACGGAGCCGGAGAAGTCGTTGGTGCGTCCGCTGAACAAGAAGGCGGGCCGCAACGCTCAGGGCAAGATCACCACGCGGCACAAGGGTGGCGGTCACAAGCGGGCTTACCGCCTGATCGACTTCCGCCGCAACGACAAGGACGGTGTGCCGGCCAAGGTCGCGCACATCGAGTACGACCCGAACCGCAGTGCTCGGATCGCGCTCCTGCACTACGCCGATGGCGAGAAGCGCTACATCATCGCGCCGAACAACATCAAGCAGGGCGACAAGATCGAGAGCGGTGCGCGTGCGGACATCAAGCCGGGTAACAACCTGCCGCTGCGCAACATCCCGACCGGCACCGTGATCCACGCGATCGAGCTCCGTCCCGGTGGCGGCGCCAAGATCGCGCGGTCCGCCGGTGCCCGGGTGCAGCTGGTGGCCAAGGACGGCCCGTACGCCCAGCTGCGGATGCCCTCGGGCGAGATCCGCAACGTGGACGCCCGGTGCCGGGCCACCGTCGGCGAGGTCGGCAACTCCGAGCACGCCAACATCAACTGGGGCAAGGCCGGCCGCATGCGGTGGAAGGGCAAGCGCCCGACCGTCCGCGGTGTCGTGATGAACCCGGTGGACCACCCGCACGGTGGTGGTGAGGGCAAGACCTCCGGTGGTCGTCACCCGGTCAACCCGAAGGGCAAGCCGGAGGGCCGCACCCGCCGCCGCAAGCCCAGTGACAAGCTCATCGTTCGCCGTCGCCGTACCGGCAAGAAGCGCTGA
- the rpsS gene encoding 30S ribosomal protein S19 encodes MPRSLKKGPFVDDHLLKKVDALNESGKKTVIKTWSRRSTIIPDMLSHTFAVHDGRKHVPVFVTESMVGHKLGEFAPTRTFKGHVKEDRKSRRR; translated from the coding sequence ATGCCACGCAGCCTGAAGAAGGGCCCGTTCGTGGACGACCACCTGCTCAAGAAGGTGGACGCGCTCAACGAATCGGGCAAGAAGACCGTGATCAAGACCTGGTCCCGCCGGTCCACGATCATTCCGGACATGCTGAGCCACACCTTCGCGGTGCACGACGGCCGCAAGCACGTCCCGGTGTTCGTCACCGAGTCGATGGTCGGGCACAAGCTGGGCGAATTCGCCCCGACCCGCACCTTCAAGGGCCACGTCAAGGAAGACCGGAAGTCGCGGCGCCGCTGA
- the rplV gene encoding 50S ribosomal protein L22, translating to MTARSDDTAAEETPRAVARARFVRVSPMKARRVVELIKGRSASDALAVLQFAPQTASGPVSKVLASAIANAENNLSLDPETLWVHHAYVDEGPTLKRFRPRAQGRAYRIRKRTSHITVEVESRPKAATKSRKSQKGSAR from the coding sequence ATGACAGCCCGTTCCGACGACACTGCCGCGGAGGAGACCCCGCGCGCAGTGGCGCGGGCCCGGTTCGTCCGCGTGTCGCCGATGAAGGCGCGCCGCGTGGTCGAGCTCATCAAGGGCCGGAGCGCCAGCGATGCCCTGGCCGTGCTTCAGTTCGCGCCGCAGACCGCCAGCGGTCCGGTGTCGAAGGTGCTCGCCAGTGCGATCGCCAACGCGGAGAACAACCTTTCCCTCGACCCCGAGACGCTGTGGGTCCACCACGCGTACGTGGACGAGGGTCCGACGTTGAAGCGGTTCCGGCCGCGCGCGCAGGGCCGTGCGTACCGGATCCGCAAGCGGACCAGCCACATCACGGTCGAGGTCGAGTCCCGGCCGAAGGCGGCGACCAAGTCCCGAAAGAGCCAGAAGGGGAGTGCCCGGTAG
- the rpsC gene encoding 30S ribosomal protein S3 has protein sequence MGQKINPHGFRLGITTDWKSRWYADKQYSEYVAEDVKIRRQLSRGMERAGISKVEIERTRERVRVDIHTARPGIVIGRRGAEADRIRGSLEKLTGKQVQLNILEVKNPEADAQLVAQGVAEQLSNRVSFRRAMRKAIQSAMRSPQVKGIRVQCSGRLGGAEMSRSEFYREGRVPLHTLRADIDYGFFEARTTFGRIGVKVWIYKGELVGGLKQKQQESEVRPPRGGGDRGERGGRSDRGGRRRGAGGADRAAADKSAKADKAAEGEQPQAAAAEEKTEG, from the coding sequence GTGGGTCAGAAGATCAACCCGCACGGCTTCCGACTCGGCATCACCACGGACTGGAAGTCTCGCTGGTACGCCGACAAGCAGTATTCGGAATACGTCGCGGAGGACGTCAAGATTCGCCGGCAGCTGTCTCGCGGCATGGAGCGCGCTGGGATCTCGAAGGTGGAGATCGAGCGCACCCGCGAGCGGGTCCGGGTGGACATTCACACCGCTCGGCCGGGCATCGTCATCGGCCGCCGCGGTGCCGAGGCGGACCGCATTCGCGGTTCCCTGGAGAAGCTGACCGGCAAGCAGGTCCAGCTGAACATCCTTGAGGTCAAGAACCCCGAGGCGGACGCCCAGCTGGTCGCGCAGGGCGTGGCCGAGCAGCTGTCCAACCGCGTGTCCTTCCGGCGCGCGATGCGCAAGGCCATCCAGTCGGCCATGCGCTCGCCGCAGGTCAAGGGCATCCGGGTGCAGTGCTCGGGTCGCCTCGGCGGCGCGGAGATGTCCCGCTCGGAGTTCTACCGCGAGGGTCGGGTTCCGCTGCACACGCTGCGCGCGGATATCGACTATGGCTTCTTCGAGGCCCGCACCACCTTCGGCCGCATCGGCGTCAAGGTGTGGATCTACAAGGGTGAGCTGGTCGGCGGCCTGAAGCAGAAGCAGCAGGAGTCCGAGGTCCGTCCGCCGCGCGGCGGTGGCGACCGCGGCGAGCGCGGTGGCCGTTCCGACCGCGGTGGTCGTCGCCGGGGCGCCGGTGGCGCGGACCGCGCCGCAGCTGACAAGTCCGCCAAGGCCGACAAGGCCGCGGAGGGCGAGCAGCCGCAGGCTGCTGCGGCTGAAGAGAAGACGGAGGGCTGA
- the rplP gene encoding 50S ribosomal protein L16, with protein MLVPRRVKWRKSHAPKRKGFAKGGTRINFGEYGIQAIEHGYVTNRQIESARIAITRHVKRGGKVWINIFPDRPLTKKPAETRQGSGKGSPESWVANVKPGRIMFELTFPNEKTAIEALTRAAHKLPMKCKIVSREGGDF; from the coding sequence GTGCTCGTCCCACGCAGGGTGAAGTGGCGCAAGAGCCACGCGCCGAAGCGTAAGGGCTTCGCCAAGGGTGGCACCCGGATCAACTTCGGCGAGTACGGCATTCAGGCGATCGAGCACGGCTACGTGACCAACCGGCAGATCGAGTCGGCCCGTATCGCGATCACCCGGCACGTCAAGCGTGGCGGCAAGGTGTGGATCAACATCTTCCCGGACCGCCCGCTGACCAAGAAGCCGGCCGAAACCCGGCAGGGTTCCGGTAAGGGTTCGCCGGAGTCCTGGGTCGCCAACGTCAAGCCCGGGCGCATCATGTTCGAGCTGACCTTCCCGAACGAGAAGACGGCGATCGAGGCGCTGACCCGTGCGGCGCACAAGCTCCCGATGAAGTGCAAGATCGTGTCCCGTGAGGGTGGTGACTTCTGA
- the rpmC gene encoding 50S ribosomal protein L29, whose amino-acid sequence MAAGVTASELRELNEEELVQRLKEAKEELFNLRFQMATGQLQNNRRLRVVRQDIARIYTIMRERELGLTVSPEGAEEGAA is encoded by the coding sequence ATGGCAGCGGGTGTCACCGCATCCGAGCTCCGCGAACTCAACGAGGAGGAGCTCGTTCAGCGACTGAAGGAAGCGAAGGAGGAGCTGTTCAACCTCCGCTTCCAGATGGCCACGGGCCAGTTGCAGAACAACCGGCGGCTGCGCGTCGTCCGCCAGGACATCGCCCGGATCTACACCATCATGCGCGAGCGCGAACTGGGCCTGACGGTTTCCCCTGAAGGCGCCGAGGAGGGCGCGGCATGA
- the rpsQ gene encoding 30S ribosomal protein S17 yields MSEKGQGVERNRRKVREGYVVSSKMDKTIVVSLEDRKKHALYGKVMRQTTKVKAHDEANTAGVGDRVLLMETRPLSATKRWRLVEVVEKAK; encoded by the coding sequence ATGAGTGAGAAAGGACAGGGCGTGGAGCGCAACCGCCGCAAGGTGCGCGAGGGTTACGTCGTTTCGTCCAAGATGGACAAGACGATCGTGGTGTCCCTCGAGGACCGCAAGAAGCACGCCCTCTACGGCAAGGTCATGCGGCAGACCACCAAGGTCAAGGCGCACGACGAGGCCAACACGGCCGGTGTCGGCGACCGCGTGCTGCTGATGGAGACCCGACCGCTGTCGGCCACCAAGCGCTGGCGGCTGGTCGAGGTCGTGGAGAAGGCCAAGTAA
- the rplN gene encoding 50S ribosomal protein L14 has product MIQQESRLRVADNTGAKEILTIRVLGGSGRRYAGLGDIIVATVKEAIPGAGVKKGDVVKAVIVRQKKEKRRADGSYIRFDENAAVLVKPGGEPRGTRIFGPVARELRDKKFMKIISLAPEVL; this is encoded by the coding sequence GTGATCCAGCAGGAGTCGCGACTGCGTGTCGCCGACAACACCGGGGCCAAGGAGATCCTCACGATCCGGGTCCTCGGTGGGTCGGGTCGGCGGTACGCGGGCCTCGGGGACATCATCGTGGCGACCGTCAAGGAAGCCATCCCGGGTGCCGGTGTCAAGAAGGGCGATGTGGTCAAGGCCGTCATCGTCCGCCAGAAGAAGGAAAAGCGTCGGGCGGATGGGTCCTACATCCGGTTCGACGAGAACGCCGCGGTGCTGGTCAAGCCCGGTGGCGAGCCGCGGGGTACCCGTATCTTCGGGCCGGTCGCCCGCGAGTTGCGCGACAAGAAGTTCATGAAGATCATCTCGCTCGCGCCGGAGGTTTTGTGA
- the rplX gene encoding 50S ribosomal protein L24: protein MKIKKGDTVVVISGKDKGAKGKVIKAMPQEQRVLVEGVNRIKKHTKVSRTERGAQSGGIVTQEAPIHVSNVMVVDSDGKPTRVGYRIGEDGKKVRISRRNGKDI, encoded by the coding sequence ATGAAGATCAAGAAAGGCGACACGGTCGTCGTCATCTCCGGCAAGGACAAGGGCGCCAAGGGCAAGGTCATCAAGGCCATGCCGCAGGAGCAGCGGGTTCTGGTCGAGGGTGTCAACCGGATCAAGAAGCACACCAAGGTCTCCCGGACCGAGCGTGGTGCGCAGTCCGGCGGCATCGTCACCCAGGAAGCGCCGATCCACGTGAGCAACGTGATGGTCGTGGACTCCGACGGCAAGCCCACCCGGGTCGGCTACCGCATCGGTGAGGACGGCAAGAAGGTTCGCATCTCTCGTCGTAACGGTAAGGACATCTGA
- the rplE gene encoding 50S ribosomal protein L5: MTTAEKIVPRLKTRYREEIRQALNEEFNYSNVMQTPGVVKVVVNMGVGDAARDSKLIEGAVRDLSIITGQKPEIRKARKSIAQFKLREGMPIGARVTLRGDRMWEFLDRLVTIALPRIRDFRGLSPKQFDGKGNYTFGLNEQSMFHEINPDHIDRPRGMDITVVTTATNNEEGRALLKHLGFPFKEN, encoded by the coding sequence ATGACTACAGCTGAGAAGATCGTCCCGCGGCTCAAGACCCGTTACCGCGAGGAGATCCGCCAGGCGCTCAACGAGGAGTTCAACTACTCCAACGTGATGCAGACGCCGGGCGTGGTCAAGGTCGTGGTCAACATGGGTGTTGGCGACGCCGCTCGGGACAGCAAGCTGATCGAGGGTGCGGTCCGCGACCTGTCGATCATCACCGGTCAGAAGCCGGAGATCCGCAAGGCCCGCAAGTCCATCGCGCAGTTCAAGCTCCGCGAGGGCATGCCGATCGGCGCGCGGGTCACCCTGCGCGGCGACCGGATGTGGGAGTTCCTCGACCGCCTGGTCACCATCGCGCTGCCGCGCATCCGCGACTTCCGCGGGTTGTCGCCGAAGCAGTTCGACGGCAAGGGCAACTACACGTTCGGCCTCAACGAGCAGTCGATGTTCCACGAGATCAACCCGGACCACATCGACCGCCCGCGTGGCATGGACATCACCGTCGTTACCACGGCCACCAACAATGAGGAAGGTCGGGCGCTGCTGAAGCACCTGGGCTTCCCGTTCAAGGAGAACTGA
- a CDS encoding type Z 30S ribosomal protein S14 yields the protein MAKKALVIKAARKPKFNVRGYTRCQRCGRPRAVFRKFGLCRVCFREMAHAGELPGVSKSSW from the coding sequence ATGGCCAAGAAGGCGCTGGTTATCAAGGCGGCGCGCAAGCCGAAGTTCAACGTTCGCGGCTACACCCGCTGCCAGCGCTGCGGTCGGCCGCGTGCGGTGTTCCGCAAGTTCGGGCTGTGCCGGGTGTGCTTCCGCGAGATGGCGCACGCGGGCGAACTGCCCGGCGTGAGCAAGTCCTCCTGGTGA
- the rpsH gene encoding 30S ribosomal protein S8 produces MTMTDPIADMLTRLRNGNSAYHDEVVMPHSKLKANIAEILKREGYVSGSRVEEGENCKQLVVELKYGPNRERSIAGLRRVSKPGLRVYAKSTGLPKVLGGLGIAIISTSGGLLTDRQAMKKGVGGEVLAYVW; encoded by the coding sequence ATGACGATGACCGATCCGATCGCAGACATGCTGACGCGTCTGCGCAACGGAAACTCGGCATACCACGACGAGGTCGTGATGCCGCACTCCAAGCTGAAGGCGAACATCGCCGAGATCCTCAAGCGGGAGGGCTACGTGTCCGGCTCCCGCGTCGAAGAGGGCGAAAACTGCAAGCAGCTCGTCGTCGAGCTCAAGTACGGCCCGAACCGCGAGCGGAGCATCGCGGGCCTGCGCCGGGTCTCCAAGCCCGGTCTGCGGGTCTACGCCAAGTCCACCGGCCTGCCGAAGGTCCTGGGCGGCCTGGGCATTGCGATCATCTCGACCTCCGGCGGTCTGCTGACCGACCGGCAGGCCATGAAGAAGGGCGTGGGCGGGGAAGTCCTCGCCTACGTCTGGTAA
- the rplF gene encoding 50S ribosomal protein L6, which translates to MSRIGKLPITVPSGVEVTIDGPAVTVKGPKGSLHHQVAEPIAVERDEDGSILVKRPDDERESRSLHGLTRTLVNNMVIGVSQGYQKDLEIHGVGYRVLQKGSNLEFALGYSHPIVIEPPEGIQFAVDGPTKLSVKGIDKQLVGEIAARIRKLRKPDPYKGKGVRYAGEIIRRKVGKTGK; encoded by the coding sequence ATGTCGCGCATCGGAAAGCTGCCGATCACCGTCCCCTCCGGCGTCGAGGTGACCATCGACGGCCCGGCGGTGACCGTGAAGGGCCCCAAGGGCAGCCTGCATCACCAGGTCGCCGAGCCGATCGCCGTCGAGCGGGACGAGGACGGTTCGATCCTGGTGAAGCGCCCCGACGACGAGCGGGAAAGCCGTTCGCTGCACGGGCTCACCCGGACGCTGGTGAACAACATGGTCATCGGCGTCAGCCAGGGATACCAGAAGGACCTGGAGATCCACGGCGTCGGTTACCGCGTGCTGCAGAAGGGGTCGAACTTGGAGTTCGCCCTCGGCTACAGCCACCCCATCGTGATCGAGCCGCCGGAAGGCATCCAGTTCGCCGTGGACGGCCCGACCAAGCTGTCGGTCAAGGGCATTGACAAGCAGCTGGTCGGCGAGATCGCGGCCAGGATTCGCAAGCTGCGCAAGCCCGACCCGTACAAGGGCAAGGGTGTCCGCTACGCAGGTGAGATCATCCGCCGCAAGGTCGGGAAGACGGGTAAGTGA
- the rplR gene encoding 50S ribosomal protein L18, with translation MSETTATKRKPVGKDISTKRRLARAKRHTRIRKKIVGTAERPRLVVTRSLRNIVAQVIDDTKGHTLVAASSLETDVRAFEGDKKAKATKVGELVAARAKNAGIDKVVFDRGGNAYHGRVAALADAARDGGLEF, from the coding sequence ATGAGCGAGACCACAGCTACCAAGCGCAAGCCGGTGGGCAAGGACATCTCGACCAAGCGTCGGCTTGCCCGTGCAAAGCGGCACACGCGCATCCGCAAGAAGATCGTCGGCACCGCGGAGCGCCCGCGTCTGGTCGTGACCCGGTCGCTGCGCAACATCGTCGCGCAGGTCATCGACGACACCAAGGGCCACACCCTGGTCGCCGCCTCCAGCCTGGAAACCGATGTCCGGGCCTTCGAGGGCGACAAGAAGGCCAAGGCCACCAAGGTGGGCGAACTCGTCGCGGCCCGTGCCAAGAACGCCGGCATCGACAAGGTCGTGTTCGACCGCGGCGGTAACGCCTACCACGGTCGGGTGGCCGCGCTGGCCGACGCCGCCCGTGACGGCGGACTGGAGTTCTGA
- the rpsE gene encoding 30S ribosomal protein S5 has product MPGRTRRDGGESGGKDRRDRRDGGRGGAAQEKTPQFERVVTINRVAKVVKGGRRFSFTALVVVGDGDGMVGVGYGKAKEVPAAIAKGVEEAKKNFFRVPRLGGTITHPVQGEDAAGVVLLRPASAGTGVIAGGPVRAVLECAGVHDVLSKSLGSDNPINIVHATVAALKQLQRPEEVAARRGLPLEDVAPAFILRARAAGQGA; this is encoded by the coding sequence ATGCCTGGACGCACTCGGCGTGATGGCGGGGAGTCCGGCGGCAAGGACCGCCGGGACCGCCGCGACGGCGGCCGTGGCGGGGCGGCCCAAGAGAAGACCCCGCAGTTCGAACGCGTCGTGACCATCAACCGGGTCGCGAAGGTCGTCAAGGGCGGTCGGCGGTTCAGCTTCACCGCGCTGGTCGTCGTCGGCGACGGCGACGGCATGGTCGGTGTCGGTTACGGCAAGGCCAAGGAAGTTCCGGCGGCGATCGCCAAGGGCGTCGAGGAGGCGAAGAAGAACTTCTTCCGCGTTCCGCGCCTGGGCGGCACCATCACCCACCCGGTGCAGGGCGAGGACGCCGCGGGCGTCGTGCTGCTGCGTCCGGCCAGCGCCGGTACCGGTGTCATCGCCGGTGGCCCGGTGCGCGCGGTGCTGGAGTGCGCCGGTGTCCACGACGTGCTGAGCAAGTCGCTGGGCAGCGACAACCCGATCAACATCGTGCACGCCACGGTCGCCGCACTGAAGCAGCTGCAGCGTCCGGAGGAGGTCGCGGCCCGTCGCGGTCTGCCTCTGGAGGACGTCGCGCCGGCGTTCATCCTGCGTGCCCGTGCCGCGGGGCAGGGGGCCTGA
- the rpmD gene encoding 50S ribosomal protein L30 → MAQLKITQVRGLVGTKQNQRDTMRTLGLRKIRQSVVRPDDSNVRGMINAVRHLVTVEEVD, encoded by the coding sequence ATGGCACAGCTGAAGATCACCCAGGTGCGCGGGCTGGTCGGCACCAAGCAGAACCAGCGCGACACCATGCGCACCCTCGGGCTGCGCAAGATTCGTCAGTCCGTGGTGCGTCCGGATGACTCCAACGTGCGCGGCATGATCAACGCCGTCCGTCACCTGGTGACGGTCGAGGAGGTCGACTGA
- the rplO gene encoding 50S ribosomal protein L15 encodes MVIKLHDLRPAPGSKRDKIRVGRGEGSKGKTAGRGTKGTKARKNVSPRFEGGQMPIHMRLPKLKGFKNRFRTEYQGVNIGRLAQAFPEGGTVGIDELIAKGLVKKNELVKILGDGDLEGVKLEVTAHAFTGSAQEKITAAGGSVTKLDR; translated from the coding sequence ATGGTCATCAAACTGCACGACCTGCGTCCGGCCCCCGGCTCCAAGCGGGACAAGATCCGCGTCGGCCGCGGTGAGGGCTCCAAGGGCAAGACCGCCGGTCGCGGTACCAAGGGCACCAAGGCCCGCAAGAACGTCTCCCCTCGTTTCGAGGGTGGGCAGATGCCGATCCACATGCGGCTGCCGAAGCTGAAGGGCTTCAAGAACCGCTTCCGCACCGAGTACCAGGGTGTGAACATCGGTCGGCTGGCCCAGGCGTTCCCGGAGGGCGGCACCGTCGGCATCGACGAGCTGATCGCCAAGGGCCTGGTCAAGAAGAACGAGCTGGTCAAGATCCTCGGCGACGGGGACCTGGAGGGCGTCAAGCTGGAGGTGACCGCGCACGCGTTCACCGGCAGCGCCCAGGAGAAGATCACCGCTGCGGGTGGTTCGGTCACCAAACTGGACCGCTGA